Proteins co-encoded in one Sulfurimonas sp. HSL1-2 genomic window:
- the glyQ gene encoding glycine--tRNA ligase subunit alpha: protein MLTFSDLLLKLQQFWKDQGCNIVQPYDIPAGAGTFHPATFLRSLDSTPWSVAYVAPSRRPTDGRYGENPNRLGSYYQFQVLIKPSPDNIQELYLKSLEYLGLNLKEHDIRFVEDNWESPTLGAWGLGWEVWLNGMEVTQFTYFQQVGGVACDPVAVEITYGTERLAMYLQGVDTVFDIVWNENAFGKTLYRDIHKEGEIEFSKYNFEVADTAMLFADFEAKAAECKRALDAELPLPAYDLCMAASHTFNTLDARKAISQTERANYILKIRELAKGCAELYKAQEAERLARVKA from the coding sequence TGGAAGGATCAAGGCTGCAATATCGTCCAACCCTACGATATCCCGGCCGGCGCGGGGACTTTTCACCCCGCGACCTTCCTCCGTTCGCTTGATTCGACGCCGTGGTCGGTAGCCTATGTCGCCCCGAGCCGCCGTCCGACGGACGGTCGCTACGGCGAGAACCCCAACCGTTTGGGGAGCTACTACCAGTTCCAGGTCCTGATCAAGCCGAGCCCGGACAATATCCAGGAGCTCTATCTCAAAAGCCTGGAGTACCTGGGCCTGAACCTCAAAGAGCACGATATCCGTTTCGTTGAGGATAACTGGGAATCCCCGACGCTGGGCGCATGGGGGCTGGGCTGGGAAGTCTGGCTCAACGGGATGGAAGTCACGCAGTTCACCTACTTCCAGCAGGTCGGCGGTGTCGCCTGTGACCCGGTTGCTGTCGAAATCACTTACGGTACGGAGCGCCTGGCCATGTACCTCCAGGGCGTCGATACGGTGTTCGATATTGTCTGGAACGAGAATGCATTCGGCAAAACCCTCTACCGCGACATTCACAAAGAGGGGGAAATCGAGTTCTCCAAGTACAACTTCGAAGTGGCGGATACGGCAATGCTCTTCGCCGACTTTGAGGCGAAGGCCGCCGAGTGCAAACGTGCCCTCGATGCGGAACTTCCCCTGCCGGCCTATGACCTCTGTATGGCGGCCAGCCACACCTTCAACACCCTTGATGCGCGCAAGGCGATCTCCCAGACAGAACGCGCCAACTACATTCTCAAGATCCGTGAACTGGCCAAGGGATGCGCGGAACTTTACAAAGCCCAGGAAGCGGAGCGGCTTGCACGGGTAAAGGCGTAA